The Rubidibacter lacunae KORDI 51-2 DNA window GTCTTGACGAGTTCCCGAACAGCAGCGATCGCTTTGCGGTAATCCAGAGTGTGAGCAATATCATCGCTGGTTCCCGCTGGTGCGAGATCGAGCCACAGCTTAAGGTCTACTTCAAACCACTGGCCGAGGCTCCTTTCCTCGGGCAAGTAGCCAGTGTAACCATAAACGCGAATACCAGTTAGATCGATGATGTCCATA harbors:
- the folB gene encoding dihydroneopterin aldolase, with translation MDIIDLTGIRVYGYTGYLPEERSLGQWFEVDLKLWLDLAPAGTSDDIAHTLDYRKAIAAVRELVKTARFNLVEKLASAIADTVLEFELVEQVGVRLSKPAAPIPDFGGTITVEILRQRVQANTSSFQGG